The following proteins are encoded in a genomic region of Balaenoptera ricei isolate mBalRic1 chromosome 14, mBalRic1.hap2, whole genome shotgun sequence:
- the CMKLR1 gene encoding chemerin-like receptor 1 encodes MEDEDNNTSLSYEYVYSDDFDPIVVLEELSPLEGRVVRIFLVVVYSIICFLGILGNGLVIIIATCKMKKTVNTVWFLNLAVADFLFNVFLPIHITYAAMDYHWVFGTAMCKISNFLLIHNMYTSVFLLTVISFDRCISVLLPVWSQNHRSVRLAYMACMVIWVLAFFLSSPSLVFRDTAHLHGKISCFNNFSLSATSSSSWPTHPQADPVGFGRHVAVTITRFLCGFLMPVLIITACYFTIVYKLRRNRLAKTKKPFKIIVTIIITFFLCWCPYHTLYLLELHHSAMPGSVFSLGVPLATAIAIANSCMNPILYVFVGQDFKKFKVALFSRLVNALSEDTGHSSYPSHRSFTKMSSMNERETSML; translated from the coding sequence ATGGAGGACGAGGATAACAACACCTCCCTCTCCTACGAGTacgtgtactctgatgatttcgACCCCATCGTGGTTTTGGAGGAGTTATCTCCCCTGGAAGGCAGGGTGGTCAGGATCTTCCTGGTGGTGGTCTACAGCATCATCTGTTTCCTCGGGATCCTGGGCAATGGCTTGGTGATCATCATTGCCACCTGCAAGATGAAGAAGACGGTGAACACCGTCTGGTTCCTCAACCTGGCCGTTGCGGATTTCCTGTTCAACGTCTTCCTCCCAATCCACATCACCTACGCCGCCATGGACTACCACTGGGTGTTCGGGACAGCCATGTGCAAGATCAGCAACTTCCTGCTCATCCACAACATGTACACCAGCGTCTTCCTGCTGACTGTCATCAGCTTCGACCGCTGCATCTCTGTGCTCCTCCCCGTCTGGTCCCAGAACCACCGCAGCGTCCGGCTGGCTTACATGGCCTGCATGGTCATCTGGGTCCTGGCTTTCTTCCTGAGTTCCCCATCCCTCGTCTTCCGGGACACAGCCCATCTGCACGGGAAGATATCCTGCTTTAACAACTTCAGCCTGTCCGCCACCAGCTCTTCCTCGTGGCCCACTCATCCCCAGGCAGACCCTGTGGGCTTTGGCCGGCACGTGGCGGTGACCATCACCCGCTTCCTCTGCGGCTTCCTGATGCCGGTGCTCATCATCACCGCCTGCTACTTCACCATCGTCTACAAGCTGCGGCGCAACCGCCTGGCCAAGACCAAGAAGCCCTTCAAGATCATCGTgaccatcatcatcaccttctTCCTCTGCTGGTGCCCCTACCACACGCTGTACCTTCTGGAGCTCCATCACAGCGCCATGCCTGGCTCCGTCTTCAGCCTGGGTGTGCCCCTGGCCACTGCCATCGCCATTGCCAACAGCTGCATGAATCCCATTCTGTACGTCTTCGTGGGCCAGGACTTCAAGAAGTTCAAGGTGGCCCTCTTCTCCCGTCTGGTCAATGCTCTGAGTGAGGACACAGGCCACTCCTCCTATCCCAGCCACAGAAGTTTCACCAAGATGTCATCCATGAACGAGAGGGAGACCAGCATGCTCTGA